Genomic segment of Passer domesticus isolate bPasDom1 chromosome 4, bPasDom1.hap1, whole genome shotgun sequence:
GTATATCGCTTTTTTGAGGTACTTATTTACTTAATAAAGtcagaaaagaaacatttctgtAAGACAGATTTGTATTTCTATAGTAGTTCCATTCTGTTTGTATGAGTACTTGAAACTCTGTTCTGTTCCAGTTTTGTTCCTGTTCCCAGTCTGTACAGTTCTTGCTGGAGTGATCAATCTTCTCTCTGGCTGAGACGACCGGGGAAGGACCCTTTTTGGGAGTCCTCTGATAGAGCTCTTCCTGACAGTTTTTGTGGAGGAGGCCAAATTTTACTTCTTTATATGTAAAATAATACACTGAAAGTCTGGGAATTAACCTTATCACGTTGTTGCCTTTGTGCCATTTTTGGACTCTAGGCAATCCCCACTCCATGTTACTAACTGCCCCTATGTGCCCGCAGGGAAATATCGTTCCATGCTTCACCTTGGTCTGGAGCGATCCAGGGGGTACCAGGGTAGCAGTGCATATTGATCCTCCCACCTCTCAGTTTCCTGCCCGCTCTCTCCAGCCATCTCTCTGTGTGTGGTTTGCAGGAAGTGTGCAGTTTGTCAGAGTGATAGGTCTTCCTTCTGTGAAATTATTGCTTAGGTCTTCTATCCTGAGGATAGGCTAAACTGCAGTGTGACAACACAAATTTAAAGAGCTATAGGAAGGTATTACAGGAAACTGAAGTATAATTCCATACTTGTATTGAAAAATTAGTGTGTTTAAACATATTGACGTCTCTGCAGGGAGACACTTCAAGGAAAAAGTGTTGCTTTAATGCTTGAATTTGTTTGTGTAGTAAACTCTGCTCCCAAGTGGTGGCTGAGTAAGGGCTCCATGTGTGTGTACAAACTCAGGAGATCGTTTGGACTGTGGTACTATTGCAGTAGAATAGATGAGAGTTGTCTTTTGTCTGTCAGCCTTAGAAACTAACTCATGTTAAGGGAAAGCAGATGATAGATGTCACACGAGGGTGGATAATCAGGAAAATTGTTTTATAAGAATGTGTGATAATCAAGATATTGCTTTATACAATAAATTGGTCTCCGCATAGCAAATTCAAAACAATTTTGAGGCCTGTGGATCATTTGGTCGCTCCCTTTGAGAAGGTTGTAAGGCTCCAGAAGTTTCTTTCACCAGTGAACAGACTTTAAATAGCAGTTACAGATACAGGTCCTCTATAGTTAAAGCTCTCCAGTGAAGCTATAGACACACCTTGCAACTCTAGACAGATGGAAAGGTTCTAGTTTAAAAATTCAGTCTGAAAAAATATTGTGCTATAGCTATCTTTTTAGCAAATTAGTACTTAACAAATTTACTCTGGTTTACAAACAGAATATGGAAGATGAAGACCTAGCAGcatgttgatttttttaatctggcCTTTCAAAACATTAATTATAATCATGGTGATGGGGAGGGCAATTACTTTTATCCTTAATTGTACTATTAGAATAAACTTTCTTTTTACAAGTGTAGTGATTTTGATACCTTGTGACTCCTGAATTTGTTGGAACAGACTTTTCTCAGTGTAGTGGCATTTCAAAAAGAGTCAAATCCTGACACTGACATTCCCTTGAATAATGCAGGTTTTAATTTAGATTGCAACTGCAAagaggttttgggtttttttatttttaagacttAATCATTTCAGATTAAATATTATCGCAGCTTCAACTAATACCATCACAATTATCTTATGCCTTTATGAGTTAGTATAATCTAGGTGCCTGATTCTGAATGTATACCATTTCATATGGAATATtacaggagaaggaaaaaaacatgaagAATTATTATGCACAGTTGGCTGGTTTTAAGCTCTTAACTTTAAAATCTGTCTAGGGCAGTAAAAACACAAGCTGGCGTGTAATAACTTCCAATAAGAAACTTGAAGCTAAAAGTTATTATTGATGCTTATAATTTTGGGTATGATTTAATGAATAGGTAACTATATTTAAATACAGcacattaaattttaaatatgtttgtTCATTGATCAATATAGttgtaaaaaaatcaaaatgaaaaattttggaAGTATAGgcttaaatacaaaaaaattacaggGGATATAGCAGGGAACAAAGTTAGTGTCATGTTCAGAGTTTGGTGATATGTTTAAACTATACATACTTTTCTAAAACAGAATTCTTCCAACATTTTATGCTCATGCAATTGGTTTCAGTAAAACATTTGAACTAGGTGTTAACTATCTTTGATAGTTGCTATCCAGCAAAAGGATTTTGTATTTAATTGAAGAAATACCTGTATTAATTTCTACCATGGAAAATGTTCAGCTTTTCAGTATAAATGATTGATTAGGTAAGTAGTGACATTagttttaataatttataaGAAATTGAATAAATAGTTAAAGTAGTATTTtataaagttgtttttttttttgttaatacaTTTGAGAACAGCTGCTCAGCAGTTCTTTGATATAGGCCTACCCTGTTTTAAGGATATTTAAAGGATATTAGCTTTTATCTCAGAAATTACTTATTCCAGTCATgattatctttttttctgtttaaggaatctttgtgtgtgtgcacacacatgtGTGTTTAATATATTGCAATTAAGAGCTTGTGATGCAccactgcaatttttttttaaaactgaaaggGAAAATTTTACCTGCAAAGACTGCTAGgctgtttttccattttctgttaGCTTGTTAAGTGTTCTTTAAATGCAGGTATAAAAATGTCTTTAGAAATATCTTTAAGTGTATCCTGAAGAGCACTCAGTACACTTGAGTATTTAAATATCAAAGAGTGGGATTCAGGAGAGATGGATCCATTCTTTTCCTCTGCCACAACCTTGAACCTCACTCATTTACCTTCTCTGTGCCCCAGTTAGTGAAATGAGAGTAATACCAAGCTTACCAGGTTCTTGGTGAGGTTTTCTTTCATTAATAGTTAAGATAGTTTGAAATACCAGAAAGTTAACATTGTTTTAATTACAGTTAGGTTCAAGAAGCTGTATTTcaaattattctttttcctttaattttttcattattatttttcttattggTAGTTTAGTGCTATCACTGATAAGATGCACATCATTGCTAGTGACACTTGCAAGTATGATTGAATACTGCAAATAGAACTGTTTTGTAAACTCAGGTTTTTAGGCTTGAGTTTAACCATTATAACAAACATTAGAGATGGTGTTTTACTgtaatttatattttgttttgatttgttttcattttcagttcAAGCTCAACAGCTGATGCAAATTCAGAGGAAACAGCTAatttggaaaaaggaaaatcaacATTAAACAAAGTTTTGGAGTCTTTTTGTTCATATCACTGGCAACAGACTTTGGCTATGTTAAAATTCCTATTACAGGATGAAAATGTTCCTATAGTTTGCAGTTGCAAGCAAACACATTTGGTCCACTCTGAAACTCCCAGTTCCCTTACTGAAGAGGATGTTCCCGTTCCATTTTGCAGTTGCAATGGACACATGCTGACAAAAAGGTGCTGTTTACAAAATCAAAGGCCAAACACTTGTTTACCACCTCTGTCTGTTTGTATTAAAGATTTCCATTCTTTGTCATGCCAAGCTGTAGCAATTGGATGTATTAAGACAATGGTGAACAAAGCATGTAGTTCTCCTAAGTATTGTGCTGACCAGTTGCAAAATTATAACAGGCAttctgtgaaagcagcagcatgtACATATTCAGCTAAGGACTGTGACCTCTTAAACAGCATTAAAAATTCAAACAGATCCCGCAGTCCATCGCCACCTCCACTATCACCTGTACACAGTAAAGAATTTGAATTGTCAGAAGGAATGGTTATGGACTTTCCAACTTTAGACAACAACAACAAGCTTGAAATATCCATCAACCAGCCTCCATCCCTCTTGCCAGCTGAAGGAAGCGAGGGAGAGTTTGCGTATGAGGGTAAAACATGCAAAGGAAAAGAGATTGATTATTCAGATGGAGCACTGGGATCAGCAGACCAGGAAAGCAATGATGGTTATATGAACTCTGAGAAAGGTGAACATTCTGCCATTTTTCAAGATTTAATGGACCGCATTAATGAGAAGTTGAAATCAATAGACACTACAGATCTAGCAACAAATCTTGTAAAACTTTCtagcagtgacagggcaccagAAAATGATGTCAAATTAGGAGACTTCATAACTTCTCTTTTGCATAATGCTAAGGCAAGTGATTACAGCTTTATGGAATTACTTCGCCAACATGATAAACaagtggaaaataaaattattcagaCAAGATTTCGCAAGCGTCAGGAAACTTTATTTGCAACATATAATTCTCCTGATTCACCAGTCATTCGACGACAGTCTTTGCAAATCAAGAGGGAGCTTGCAAGCCTTGATGAAACTCTTGTAAGAAAAAAGTCAATTTCTGAGAGAAATGCAAAGAAATCTacaaaaaaaattgataaaatGCATCCAAATAAAAGACATAGTTTTGCTGTGATAGAAGATGAGACTTTGCAACATCTTGAAAATAATCCATGTGTGAATTGCCAAACCAAACCAATGTGCTTTCCAGTACACCAAACAGAGTCTTTCAATCTACCTCTTACTGattttcagaccagctccagctTTTTAGTTCTCTCAGAAAATAGTGCTATTGCAGCTAGCCAGGCAAAACTCCCAAATATACAAGGAGATTGTGCAACCTTAAAAGAGACTGGTCAGATTCGTTTGGAGGATGAGAGTAATGAAATCTTGGGTAGAACTAAACGTAACATTGTGCCTCCTGGGTGGTACTCTGTGTATGTAACAAACAATATCATGTTTAGAAAGTCATCCAGCACAAAAAAGTCCTTGAAAAGTTtggaaaaaatgagaataaataaaaatcttcaTGCTGAAGGGTGCAGTGACATAAATATAAGCAAAATTGTGAGAGACGCAAATCTGCAAGTTGTTGTGGAGCGTTTAGAAGATACAATAAACTTATCCAGAAAAACTAGCAACTCATTGTTGGATAGTtacaaaataagccaaaaattAAAAGATAATGCTTATGAACAGGTTATGAACCCAGCTACTAGAAGGGGCTTACCTTTCACTCTGAGCGAAATGGGATGCACAGGACAAAGCCTCCTTCCACATTCACATGTGCCAAGCAGCAGTAAAATCAAAGCAATTTGCGTTGCATCAAACACCCAAGAAACTGTTATAGATCAAGAAATTAATGACGGCCTTTTGAAATCTCTGACCTTTAATTCAAGCAGGTCAGCTTCCAGTAATGGCGACTTGCATGTTACTTCTGAAGCTGGGGAGATCCCACCTCCCTTAAACTACTCTAGTCCTATTAAGCTTATGTTTGTCTCAGAAGTTAACAGTCATGAAGGAGTCAAATACACATTGACATCTGCAGCTGCATCTTCTAAGGGAAGCACAGATCTTTGTTTGTTTCAAGGGCACACAAACGCTTTGTTGGATAAACAAGCCGCAGGTGACCTTTCTCATGCAGTCTGTGTCAATGGTTGTGATTGCAGTGAAAGTGATACTCAGGAGCGGTCAGGTTGTGTTTATGCAGAAGCTGTTACAAGTTCTTGTCCGGTTGGTCAAATTAACATAAATGACTCAAAAAAAAATGATGAGGTTGTAGAGAAATCAAGCAGTAGCAGTGaattagtttttaaaagaaaacctgGTAGACCAAAGAAAATAGGTCCTCAAGTAGTTAAGCAGGTTAAGAGACCCATTGGACGGCCTCCTAAACCAAAAGTAGACATGAGTGGAAGCACAAAACCTAGACCTGAACTTAGCTGTGGTGGTAAAAGCCTCAAGTCTGATGCAGCAGCAATGGAAGACGttaacagcaacaaaaatattACTGTGACAGTTGTTTTTGGAAGGTCAAGAAGAACTAAGAGACACGTTTCTGAAGGTAACCTAAATCTCATCAGCATTCTGCCCACACAACATATTGATTCTAATTTTGCCAATGACGCCAGCAAAGCAAGGCACAATGCAGAAACTGGAAATGCTTTGACTGAAACAGTAAAAGCCTTCCAGAATCCTTCTACTGAAAAGGAGGTCTCTGGTTATGACTACGTCAGGCCTATCAAGGGCAATCTGGCATCACCACATCCTTGCAGCAATGTCATACGGCAGATTAAGAAACCATTAACCACTGTTCGAAAACCTGGCAGGCCAGCAAAAGTAAAAATTTCCGGCATATCAGTGACTGTCAGTAGGCTTTCAcctcaggaaagaaaagtgagCATCAGCAATGGTTTGCCTCCTTTGCAACAGCAGAATGTGTTAGAAAAAAACATaccacaggaaagaaaaaatcaacTGTGCAATAATATGGGTCAAGTAAAGAACATACAGAAAGATTCTAGAGAGGATGGATCACACAATGTTACTACAACAGTGTCAAGAAAACGTGAAATTCCATCGAGACATTCTGCTAGAGACAGAAAACCTTCACTGCATTTTTTGCATTCATTAGCATCTTCTAGTGCATTTACTTGTAGAAGTGCCTTACTACATAAATCTTACAAACTCCATTTGAAAAAAGCTAAAGAGCGGAAAGAAAAACTTACACAATCAAATCAGTGCCCAGCATCCAGAGATACCTCAGAacagagaaatccaggaaatGCTAAAAAGGATCTTAAGGATGGTGGATTAGGGCCCATTAATGAGGTATCATCAGATCCCATTTTTTCGTCAAATCCCTCTCTCAGGTGGTGGCCTACTTCCACTTCAAGTGACACCTTGTTGGAAGAACTAAACAACAGATTTGAACAGATGACTAATACCTGGTTGAGAGTGGGGGGAAGTGAGTTTGACAAATGTGTACGTGAAAAAAGGGATCCCATTGAACGAGACTGTAATACTGAAATGTCAGACCCTTTAGACTCCTGCCTTGTAGGACTTGAAACATCACCtataaaaatgcttttccagaAAAAGTGTAATATGAATGAACTCTGCACCTGGTTTATGCAAACTACAGAAACACAGTCTCTCTCTCTTGTGAGAAAGGCAAATGCTCGCAGTCCCATAGAAGTAGTTAGTACTAAAGAGCTAAAGATGGAAACTAAACAATCTGATCCTAGCACTTGCCCTTTCAGAAAGCACTTTAAAAAGTTTGCACTATCCTCCCCTTCAAAACCAGCAGGGAAATTGCAAATATTACATAACATGGTGAGGTCTCCAGTCTTAAGCATGAAAAGTAATTTCACTTTAGCcagattaaaaagaaatgaatTTAAGAAGTTGCAGCGTGATAGGTGGGGACAAACAAAAAAGCTCTATAATCAGGCTCCTGGGGGCTGgaaatcaaaaaagaaaaatctgcagtTATTTTGCCAAAGCCAATTGTTTAAGAGTACAAGTGGGGAAACCAATGATGAAACACCCAAGCTGCAGGAGAAAAATACGGTAGAAATCCAGCCCACTCAGACTTTGGTAGAGTCTCAGAATAGCCTCTTGCCAACTGAAAATGAAACCAGAGATGCATTTGTTCAACAGATGATGGGATCGTCTGACTTTAACCCACATCCTGGTTTAGCAAATATACTTAAGTCACATTCAGAGGCAAATGGAACAATTCGTTGCCAGCAAAATGTTAGAAAAGAACAAAGCCAAGATAAACTGTTTCAAAATACTTGGAAAGCCAAAACCTTTAAAGACTGTAGGATATTTCTGAGAAAAATCAACCATATTGAGCAGCACAATTCATTTAAGTTAAATAATGTCATTTATTCTCCTGAAGCTGTTGACAGTAAAAGCACTCAGGCCTATATGGAAGAAAAAAGACATCCTCTTTTAAGGTCCCATTctacaaaacaaaatacattaaagaaacaagaaaatgaaGTGGAAGCATCTAAAGGATCTAGTTCTTCTAAAGTGATTGAAAAGCTGGATGGCCAGTTTCACAGCAGAAAATTAAGTAGTGGTGTAAACCAGGACGATAATCCTGCTGGTAGTTCTGAAGGTCTTACTAGaataaacaaaaggaaaagtcCACAATGGGAGACCACTGATACAAATTTAAGAAAAAGGCATAAGAGACAATCATGCAGTAGTGGACAAATGGCACCTTATTACCCAAAGTACCAAGTAGGTAAGTTCTTGTTCCCCACTTCATCTTAAAATTGAAATCATAAAGAATTGGAGAAGTCAAACAACTAAGCACTTTTTTGTTTATTGCATGTTGctcattttaatttcagaaaaatcatGAAATCAAACATTGCATAACATCAGAATAATCCAGAAAgtgcaattttaaaatgtttataatGTTTTGCACCATTCTTTCAGCTCTGATAAGCTAAGCAGTATAGTTTAGACAGACAAGAGGTCAAGTTCTGGCATTCTGAAGTCAGTCACAACTGGCTGTTAACTTTAAAAGGAACACAATTTCATTCCATTGTGTAGTTTCTCATAGTGTGAGGAGTAGTAAACTATAAAGTGAAACATAAATTCAGTGCATTAGCATGTAGCTGGTTTTAAAAAATTCTCATTGAATTATTTCTGTTACAAATCTGTAATAGTTTTGTAATTTTACAGTAAAAGATAGTATTTTGTATTTCTGGAAATTATTCAGAGACTTATTTTAGAATCCTTTCCATGCCAAATGAAACCTGCTGACTCTAAGGGTTTTGCACGTTGAATCCTTACACaacaatttaaaatgtaaaattattaTTCACAAGTACTATATACGGTTGTTAAGCTAAATACTTTGGCTTGGAATCTTTTTAGGCTAGTGTGAAATTAAATCATTTTTTAAAGATAGGTATTTATAAATACATTCTAATACAATGGTGATCTCAAAAAGGCCATTATATTACTTAGAAAGAGGGCACATTTGTGTAATTATTTCTTCTGTTGGGTGAAGAGATATCCTTAAACAGAAGTCTTATTTCAACAAAATTACTAATGTGTGAAAACACAACTCCTGCAATGTGATTTAAGTTACTGCCTTTGTAGAAGCACTGTTGTATTAGCTAATCTGATATATTGGCCAAATATAAAAACCTTATTCAAAATATCATGTCAAAATTTTAGGTCCTCCTTTGTATTCTGTCTTTTAGAAAAGTATCTCTGATAATAAATGGAAAGGTTAATTTAAGTTGTAATATAAACAATATAATGGCTCTTGTatgctttatttcttttgtgcTTCATGTGATATATAGAATTCTTCATATTAAGCTCATTCAGTGTAACTCTGCTTTTTCCAAAGTACAGCATTTTTTTATCTATGGACTActcttttgtattttaattcatTGATCTGGGGCCAAGCTCAGCATAAATAACTTGTTTTTAAGAAGTTCAAACTTTGACACAAAattgctgtaaaaaaaaaattaggaaaggATAGAACATATCCATTTCTATATTACAAATGAAGAAAGAGCTCTCTCATACTTGTAACTCATTGAGAAAATGTTACATTCCAATTATATTTATCTGTAAATGTTTTGTTTCTATGGTAATGCAAGACCTATTACTGTGATACGGTCTCATGTTAGTTTTAATTGGGACTCAATTTTATCTACCTGATAACTTTCATCCTTTAGTTTTGGATTTTCAGGAAATCTGATAACTATTTTGATATTTTACATTACTTCATTTAcagtttttgttattttcccttttactcATGGTTTCTCATATCAGTCATTGTCTTCAGAAAAGCTATGATCGGAAATTCATTGataaaagaaatgttaaaagACAAAGAATGATGATTCTGGAATTGTCTCCACACTTGTAACCCCCAGATCTTTCTTAGGGGTACTATTGCACTATCAGAGGATTGTCTGATATTGGAAGGATGTCTTGTTTTGCTGTGTTGATTCAACATTGTGTACTCCCTGCACCAGCCAAGGAAATCATAGAAACAT
This window contains:
- the LCORL gene encoding ligand-dependent nuclear receptor corepressor-like protein isoform X3, which codes for MKFRRKCPSGFESILEGLYGPRLRRDLSLFEDCEPEELTDWSMDEKCSFCNLHKETASDRASVFGSSQSTPTEELSSQGQSNTDKIECQAENYLNALFRKKDLPQNCDPNIPLVAQELMKKMIRQFAIEYISKSSKIQENRNGSSFEPSLMCKSIQMNQTENSLQEEQDSPLDLTVNRTQEQNTQQGDGVLDLSTKKSARLEEPKYDPLCSENSVSGSSSTADANSEETANLEKGKSTLNKVLESFCSYHWQQTLAMLKFLLQDENVPIVCSCKQTHLVHSETPSSLTEEDVPVPFCSCNGHMLTKRCCLQNQRPNTCLPPLSVCIKDFHSLSCQAVAIGCIKTMVNKACSSPKYCADQLQNYNRHSVKAAACTYSAKDCDLLNSIKNSNRSRSPSPPPLSPVHSKEFELSEGMVMDFPTLDNNNKLEISINQPPSLLPAEGSEGEFAYEGKTCKGKEIDYSDGALGSADQESNDGYMNSEKGEHSAIFQDLMDRINEKLKSIDTTDLATNLVKLSSSDRAPENDVKLGDFITSLLHNAKASDYSFMELLRQHDKQVENKIIQTRFRKRQETLFATYNSPDSPVIRRQSLQIKRELASLDETLVRKKSISERNAKKSTKKIDKMHPNKRHSFAVIEDETLQHLENNPCVNCQTKPMCFPVHQTESFNLPLTDFQTSSSFLVLSENSAIAASQAKLPNIQGDCATLKETGQIRLEDESNEILGRTKRNIVPPGWYSVYVTNNIMFRKSSSTKKSLKSLEKMRINKNLHAEGCSDINISKIVRDANLQVVVERLEDTINLSRKTSNSLLDSYKISQKLKDNAYEQVMNPATRRGLPFTLSEMGCTGQSLLPHSHVPSSSKIKAICVASNTQETVIDQEINDGLLKSLTFNSSRSASSNGDLHVTSEAGEIPPPLNYSSPIKLMFVSEVNSHEGVKYTLTSAAASSKGSTDLCLFQGHTNALLDKQAAGDLSHAVCVNGCDCSESDTQERSGCVYAEAVTSSCPVGQININDSKKNDEVVEKSSSSSELVFKRKPGRPKKIGPQVVKQVKRPIGRPPKPKVDMSGSTKPRPELSCGGKSLKSDAAAMEDVNSNKNITVTVVFGRSRRTKRHVSEGNLNLISILPTQHIDSNFANDASKARHNAETGNALTETVKAFQNPSTEKEVSGYDYVRPIKGNLASPHPCSNVIRQIKKPLTTVRKPGRPAKVKISGISVTVSRLSPQERKVSISNGLPPLQQQNVLEKNIPQERKNQLCNNMGQVKNIQKDSREDGSHNVTTTVSRKREIPSRHSARDRKPSLHFLHSLASSSAFTCRSALLHKSYKLHLKKAKERKEKLTQSNQCPASRDTSEQRNPGNAKKDLKDGGLGPINEVSSDPIFSSNPSLRWWPTSTSSDTLLEELNNRFEQMTNTWLRVGGSEFDKCVREKRDPIERDCNTEMSDPLDSCLVGLETSPIKMLFQKKCNMNELCTWFMQTTETQSLSLVRKANARSPIEVVSTKELKMETKQSDPSTCPFRKHFKKFALSSPSKPAGKLQILHNMVRSPVLSMKSNFTLARLKRNEFKKLQRDRWGQTKKLYNQAPGGWKSKKKNLQLFCQSQLFKSTSGETNDETPKLQEKNTVEIQPTQTLVESQNSLLPTENETRDAFVQQMMGSSDFNPHPGLANILKSHSEANGTIRCQQNVRKEQSQDKLFQNTWKAKTFKDCRIFLRKINHIEQHNSFKLNNVIYSPEAVDSKSTQAYMEEKRHPLLRSHSTKQNTLKKQENEVEASKGSSSSKVIEKLDGQFHSRKLSSGVNQDDNPAGSSEGLTRINKRKSPQWETTDTNLRKRHKRQSCSSGQMAPYYPKYQVGGDRLPRSKAVQR
- the LCORL gene encoding ligand-dependent nuclear receptor corepressor-like protein isoform X1, with translation MEKGTEGMAAAAPAPPAAASQCRSPRCTAERRGVRRELDSWRHRLMHCVGFESILEGLYGPRLRRDLSLFEDCEPEELTDWSMDEKCSFCNLHKETASDRASVFGSSQSTPTEELSSQGQSNTDKIECQAENYLNALFRKKDLPQNCDPNIPLVAQELMKKMIRQFAIEYISKSSKIQENRNGSSFEPSLMCKSIQMNQTENSLQEEQDSPLDLTVNRTQEQNTQQGDGVLDLSTKKSARLEEPKYDPLCSENSVSGSSSTADANSEETANLEKGKSTLNKVLESFCSYHWQQTLAMLKFLLQDENVPIVCSCKQTHLVHSETPSSLTEEDVPVPFCSCNGHMLTKRCCLQNQRPNTCLPPLSVCIKDFHSLSCQAVAIGCIKTMVNKACSSPKYCADQLQNYNRHSVKAAACTYSAKDCDLLNSIKNSNRSRSPSPPPLSPVHSKEFELSEGMVMDFPTLDNNNKLEISINQPPSLLPAEGSEGEFAYEGKTCKGKEIDYSDGALGSADQESNDGYMNSEKGEHSAIFQDLMDRINEKLKSIDTTDLATNLVKLSSSDRAPENDVKLGDFITSLLHNAKASDYSFMELLRQHDKQVENKIIQTRFRKRQETLFATYNSPDSPVIRRQSLQIKRELASLDETLVRKKSISERNAKKSTKKIDKMHPNKRHSFAVIEDETLQHLENNPCVNCQTKPMCFPVHQTESFNLPLTDFQTSSSFLVLSENSAIAASQAKLPNIQGDCATLKETGQIRLEDESNEILGRTKRNIVPPGWYSVYVTNNIMFRKSSSTKKSLKSLEKMRINKNLHAEGCSDINISKIVRDANLQVVVERLEDTINLSRKTSNSLLDSYKISQKLKDNAYEQVMNPATRRGLPFTLSEMGCTGQSLLPHSHVPSSSKIKAICVASNTQETVIDQEINDGLLKSLTFNSSRSASSNGDLHVTSEAGEIPPPLNYSSPIKLMFVSEVNSHEGVKYTLTSAAASSKGSTDLCLFQGHTNALLDKQAAGDLSHAVCVNGCDCSESDTQERSGCVYAEAVTSSCPVGQININDSKKNDEVVEKSSSSSELVFKRKPGRPKKIGPQVVKQVKRPIGRPPKPKVDMSGSTKPRPELSCGGKSLKSDAAAMEDVNSNKNITVTVVFGRSRRTKRHVSEGNLNLISILPTQHIDSNFANDASKARHNAETGNALTETVKAFQNPSTEKEVSGYDYVRPIKGNLASPHPCSNVIRQIKKPLTTVRKPGRPAKVKISGISVTVSRLSPQERKVSISNGLPPLQQQNVLEKNIPQERKNQLCNNMGQVKNIQKDSREDGSHNVTTTVSRKREIPSRHSARDRKPSLHFLHSLASSSAFTCRSALLHKSYKLHLKKAKERKEKLTQSNQCPASRDTSEQRNPGNAKKDLKDGGLGPINEVSSDPIFSSNPSLRWWPTSTSSDTLLEELNNRFEQMTNTWLRVGGSEFDKCVREKRDPIERDCNTEMSDPLDSCLVGLETSPIKMLFQKKCNMNELCTWFMQTTETQSLSLVRKANARSPIEVVSTKELKMETKQSDPSTCPFRKHFKKFALSSPSKPAGKLQILHNMVRSPVLSMKSNFTLARLKRNEFKKLQRDRWGQTKKLYNQAPGGWKSKKKNLQLFCQSQLFKSTSGETNDETPKLQEKNTVEIQPTQTLVESQNSLLPTENETRDAFVQQMMGSSDFNPHPGLANILKSHSEANGTIRCQQNVRKEQSQDKLFQNTWKAKTFKDCRIFLRKINHIEQHNSFKLNNVIYSPEAVDSKSTQAYMEEKRHPLLRSHSTKQNTLKKQENEVEASKGSSSSKVIEKLDGQFHSRKLSSGVNQDDNPAGSSEGLTRINKRKSPQWETTDTNLRKRHKRQSCSSGQMAPYYPKYQVGGDRLPRSKAVQR
- the LCORL gene encoding ligand-dependent nuclear receptor corepressor-like protein isoform X2; its protein translation is MEKGTEGMAAAAPAPPAAASQCRSPRCTAERRGVRRELDSWRHRLMHCVGFESILEGLYGPRLRRDLSLFEDCEPEELTDWSMDEKCSFCNLHKETASDRASVFGSSQSTPTEELSSQGQSNTDKIECQAENYLNALFRKKDLPQNCDPNIPLVAQELMKKMIRQFAIEYISKSSKIQENRNGSSFEPSLMCKSIQMNQTENSLQEEQDSPLDLTVNRTQEQNTQQGDGVLDLSTKKSARLEEPKYDPLCSENSVSGSSSTADANSEETANLEKGKSTLNKVLESFCSYHWQQTLAMLKFLLQDENVPIVCSCKQTHLVHSETPSSLTEEDVPVPFCSCNGHMLTKRCCLQNQRPNTCLPPLSVCIKDFHSLSCQAVAIGCIKTMVNKACSSPKYCADQLQNYNRHSVKAAACTYSAKDCDLLNSIKNSNRSRSPSPPPLSPVHSKEFELSEGMVMDFPTLDNNNKLEISINQPPSLLPAEGSEGEFAYEGKTCKGKEIDYSDGALGSADQESNDGYMNSEKGEHSAIFQDLMDRINEKLKSIDTTDLATNLVKLSSSDRAPENDVKLGDFITSLLHNAKASDYSFMELLRQHDKQVENKIIQTRFRKRQETLFATYNSPDSPVIRRQSLQIKRELASLDETLVRKKSISERNAKKSTKKIDKMHPNKRHSFAVIEDETLQHLENNPCVNCQTKPMCFPVHQTESFNLPLTDFQTSSSFLVLSENSAIAASQAKLPNIQGDCATLKETGQIRLEDESNEILGRTKRNIVPPGWYSVYVTNNIMFRKSSSTKKSLKSLEKMRINKNLHAEGCSDINISKIVRDANLQVVVERLEDTINLSRKTSNSLLDSYKISQKLKDNAYEQVMNPATRRGLPFTLSEMGCTGQSLLPHSHVPSSSKIKAICVASNTQETVIDQEINDGLLKSLTFNSSRSASSNGDLHVTSEAGEIPPPLNYSSPIKLMFVSEVNSHEGVKYTLTSAAASSKGSTDLCLFQGHTNALLDKQAAGDLSHAVCVNGCDCSESDTQERSGCVYAEAVTSSCPVGQININDSKKNDEVVEKSSSSSELVFKRKPGRPKKIGPQVVKQVKRPIGRPPKPKVDMSGSTKPRPELSCGGKSLKSDAAAMEDVNSNKNITVTVVFGRSRRTKRHVSEGNLNLISILPTQHIDSNFANDASKARHNAETGNALTETVKAFQNPSTEKEVSGYDYVRPIKGNLASPHPCSNVIRQIKKPLTTVRKPGRPAKVKISGISVTVSRLSPQERKVSISNGLPPLQQQNVLEKNIPQERKNQLCNNMGQVKNIQKDSREDGSHNVTTTVSRKREIPSRHSARDRKPSLHFLHSLASSSAFTCRSALLHKSYKLHLKKAKERKEKLTQSNQCPASRDTSEQRNPGNAKKDLKDGGLGPINEVSSDPIFSSNPSLRWWPTSTSSDTLLEELNNRFEQMTNTWLRVGGSEFDKCVREKRDPIERDCNTEMSDPLDSCLVGLETSPIKMLFQKKCNMNELCTWFMQTTETQSLSLVRKANARSPIEVVSTKELKMETKQSDPSTCPFRKHFKKFALSSPSKPAGKLQILHNMVRSPVLSMKSNFTLARLKRNEFKKLQRDRWGQTKKLYNQAPGGWKSKKKNLQLFCQSQLFKSTSGETNDETPKLQEKNTVEIQPTQTLVESQNSLLPTENETRDAFVQQMMGSSDFNPHPGLANILKSHSEANGTIRCQQNVRKEQSQDKLFQNTWKAKTFKDCRIFLRKINHIEQHNSFKLNNVIYSPEAVDSKSTQAYMEEKRHPLLRSHSTKQNTLKKQENEVEASKGSSSSKVIEKLDGQFHSRKLSSGVNQDDNPAGSSEGLTRINKRKSPQWETTDTNLRKRHKRQSCSSGQMAPYYPKYQVARYK